In Acidobacteriota bacterium, one genomic interval encodes:
- a CDS encoding phytanoyl-CoA dioxygenase family protein: MDTSFTNSRESLERANRVPESHWTGLTRARQFRSLELEGFVVIPNLLDEELMEKIREETSKLPTTSVDYSEHQRYISDVQWTGSPHAVSVISLPATVEFLEELLGDELICTSCSYVESGPGHPGIAIHTDAQPYGSQIFGVQSSSPCLVRVLYYLDDLTPERSPFKVIPRSHLSLHSDANPYTKYLSHDDELMVTCRSGSAVIINQKVFHGNFPNYSDRVRRMLAIAYRPAWAGPIGDVPERDPEKVAGLPPTVRKYFRSLNTRKIRFDLPNRPDNMARHAAGISTDRWS; this comes from the coding sequence ATGGACACTTCGTTCACCAACAGCCGGGAAAGCCTGGAGCGGGCGAACCGCGTCCCGGAGAGCCATTGGACCGGTCTGACCCGGGCGCGGCAGTTTCGTTCCCTCGAGTTGGAGGGTTTCGTCGTGATTCCGAATCTGCTGGACGAGGAACTCATGGAGAAGATCCGCGAGGAGACCTCCAAGCTTCCCACCACATCGGTCGACTACAGCGAGCACCAGCGATACATTTCCGATGTGCAGTGGACCGGCTCGCCCCATGCCGTCTCGGTGATTTCCCTGCCGGCCACGGTGGAGTTCCTGGAAGAACTCTTGGGCGACGAGCTGATCTGCACTTCCTGCTCGTACGTCGAGTCCGGGCCGGGCCACCCGGGAATCGCCATTCACACCGACGCCCAGCCCTACGGGTCCCAGATCTTCGGAGTCCAGTCCAGCTCCCCCTGCCTGGTCCGCGTCCTCTACTACCTGGACGACCTGACTCCGGAGCGTTCCCCCTTCAAGGTGATTCCGCGCTCCCACCTGTCGCTGCACAGCGACGCCAACCCGTACACCAAATACCTCTCCCACGACGATGAGTTGATGGTGACCTGCCGCTCCGGCTCGGCGGTGATCATCAACCAGAAAGTGTTTCACGGCAATTTCCCCAACTACAGCGACCGGGTCCGCCGCATGCTGGCCATTGCCTACCGGCCCGCTTGGGCGGGTCCCATAGGCGACGTTCCGGAGCGGGATCCGGAGAAGGTGGCCGGCCTTCCTCCAACCGTCCGAAAATACTTCAGGAGCCTCAACACGAGGAAAATCAGGTTCGATCTGCCGAACCGTCCGGACAACATGGCGAGGCATGCCGCGGGCATTTCGACCGACCGCTGGAGCTGA
- a CDS encoding Ldh family oxidoreductase translates to MPLVQAETLRRIGHQLFEAAGCDPEDARVVTHHLVESNLFGHDSHGVIRYPEYMDAIRTGRFQAKAQPRVVRDHPSCAVVDAAGALGQVGAAFATRLAMDKASRHGVAAVALRNTSHVGRVGAYPLMVGRAGMIGQAFVNGGRFGNQIAPFGGIDARLTTDPLAFAAPRRDAEPIFLDMTTSVAAEGKVRVASYAGKKVPEGWLIDHDGRPTTDPDSFRATPKGAILPLGGIASHKGYGMSLMVELLAGTLSGQGCCVGESEMVSNGMLLAVHRIDHFIDPEDYYREVEALIRYVRSSPPAPGFKEILLPGEPELRSASRREADGIDLDDKTWSLIGADLESFGLPVPPAG, encoded by the coding sequence GTGCCCCTAGTCCAAGCCGAAACCTTGCGCCGGATCGGCCACCAGTTGTTCGAGGCCGCCGGATGCGATCCCGAAGACGCCCGGGTCGTGACCCATCACCTGGTGGAGTCGAACCTCTTCGGCCACGACTCCCACGGGGTCATCCGCTACCCCGAATACATGGACGCCATCCGGACGGGGCGTTTCCAGGCCAAGGCCCAACCCAGGGTGGTGCGGGACCATCCCTCCTGCGCGGTGGTGGACGCCGCCGGCGCGCTGGGTCAGGTGGGCGCCGCCTTCGCCACCCGCCTGGCCATGGACAAGGCTTCCCGCCATGGAGTGGCCGCGGTGGCGCTGCGGAACACGAGCCACGTGGGCCGGGTCGGGGCCTACCCGCTGATGGTGGGACGGGCCGGAATGATCGGCCAGGCCTTTGTCAACGGGGGCCGCTTCGGGAATCAGATCGCTCCCTTCGGCGGCATCGACGCGCGTCTCACCACCGATCCTCTGGCCTTCGCGGCGCCCCGGCGGGACGCGGAGCCCATCTTCCTGGACATGACCACGTCGGTGGCCGCCGAGGGCAAGGTGCGGGTCGCTTCCTACGCCGGTAAAAAGGTGCCGGAAGGATGGCTCATCGATCACGATGGGCGCCCGACCACCGATCCCGACAGTTTTCGCGCCACGCCGAAAGGCGCCATCCTGCCCCTGGGAGGAATCGCCTCTCACAAGGGCTACGGCATGAGCCTCATGGTGGAGCTTCTGGCCGGGACCTTGAGCGGCCAGGGCTGTTGTGTCGGAGAGTCCGAGATGGTCAGCAACGGCATGCTCCTGGCGGTCCACCGGATCGATCACTTCATCGACCCGGAGGACTACTACCGGGAGGTGGAGGCGCTGATCCGGTACGTCCGGTCGAGTCCTCCCGCGCCCGGCTTCAAGGAGATCCTGCTTCCGGGGGAGCCAGAGCTCCGGTCGGCCAGCCGAAGAGAAGCGGATGGAATCGACCTCGACGACAAGACCTGGTCCCTCATCGGCGCGGATCTGGAAAGCTTCGGCTTGCCCGTTCCGCCGGCCGGCTAG
- a CDS encoding Ldh family oxidoreductase, producing MPRFSPQALRELGYRLFQAAGCRSEDARAVVDHLVESSLFGHDSHGAIRFYEYAQGIRDGRFNPAARPKVVRERPCSAVVDGGGALGQVGAAFATRIAMDKARDHGMATVTLRNTCHIGRVGAYPLMAARAGFMAQLFANAGHLGAQVIPFGGREGRLSTNPMAFAAPRRGHEPLLLDMTTSVVAEGKVRVAINRGESIPEGWAVDAQGRSTTDPRQVKSDPPGALLPLGGVVAHKGYGLSMMVEVMGGAVGGEGCAAGAPPFVSNGVLLTVYHIEHFTGLETYYDELDAMIAHVRTSRLAPGFQGILLPGEPEFRSARRREAEGIEVDDETWGQIRRQMEYFGVGD from the coding sequence TTGCCCAGATTTTCCCCACAGGCTCTGAGGGAACTCGGCTATCGGCTCTTCCAGGCCGCGGGTTGCCGTTCGGAGGATGCCCGGGCCGTGGTGGACCACCTGGTGGAGTCGAGCCTCTTCGGCCACGATTCCCATGGAGCCATCCGCTTCTACGAGTACGCCCAAGGGATTCGCGACGGCCGCTTCAATCCCGCCGCCCGTCCCAAGGTGGTCCGGGAGCGCCCCTGCTCGGCGGTGGTGGACGGAGGAGGCGCCCTGGGACAGGTGGGCGCCGCCTTCGCGACTCGCATCGCCATGGACAAGGCTCGTGACCATGGCATGGCGACGGTCACGCTGCGCAACACCTGCCACATCGGCCGGGTGGGCGCCTATCCGTTGATGGCCGCCCGGGCCGGCTTCATGGCCCAGCTCTTCGCCAACGCCGGCCACCTGGGGGCTCAGGTGATTCCCTTCGGGGGCCGGGAAGGGCGGCTGTCCACCAATCCGATGGCCTTCGCTGCACCCCGCCGCGGCCACGAACCGCTGCTGTTGGACATGACCACCTCGGTGGTGGCCGAAGGGAAGGTCCGCGTGGCCATCAACCGCGGCGAGTCCATCCCCGAGGGTTGGGCCGTAGACGCCCAGGGCCGTTCCACCACCGATCCGAGGCAGGTCAAATCCGATCCGCCCGGGGCGCTCCTGCCTCTGGGTGGGGTGGTGGCTCACAAGGGCTACGGCCTATCCATGATGGTGGAAGTCATGGGAGGAGCCGTGGGCGGGGAGGGCTGCGCGGCCGGCGCCCCCCCGTTCGTCAGCAACGGAGTGCTCCTGACCGTCTACCACATCGAGCACTTCACCGGCCTGGAGACCTACTACGACGAACTGGACGCCATGATCGCCCACGTTCGGACCAGCCGCCTGGCTCCCGGGTTCCAGGGGATCCTGCTTCCCGGCGAGCCCGAATTCCGGAGCGCCCGGAGGCGGGAGGCGGAAGGCATCGAGGTGGATGACGAAACCTGGGGTCAGATCCGCCGGCAGATGGAGTATTTCGGGGTCGGAGATTAG
- the fdhF gene encoding formate dehydrogenase subunit alpha produces MSQQNGHGSRNGHVSATIDGQSVMVPRGATILEAMKPIGSTVPTLCYSDRMEPFGACRTCLVEQDGGKPVASCHTQVREGGVYTTRSPLLTRLRRNITELIVSDHPLECLDCTANGRCELQSLAQDVGLRTPRYENPRTHTPPMDNTHPFIKLEMDKCIGCARCVRACDEIQGSFILGMSGRGYDVQVIAGNDTGFEEADCVSCGQCVFECPVAALEETQTRAHGLPDETVTTTCSYCGVGCSLNVNMKDGEIVNIEPNPEGSANLGHTCVKGRFAHQFGKSKDRLRVPLIKDGEGNFREASWDEAFDLIASNLLEVRERYGPEGFAFISSSRCTNEENFLTQKFTRTIMRTNSVDNCSRVCHSPSAFALGAALGTGAGTNSFQDVEKSKLLMIVGANPTEAHPVFGARMKQAVLKGCQLIVLDPRNTELARWSDLHLPLKPGSNVAVINAMQHVLLTEGLIDQDFIDRYSEGFDELRAELASCTPEWAGEISGVEPGLIRKAARMYAASGASQILWGLGVTEAGHGSNAVFGMINMAVMTGNIGRPGTGTCPIRGQNNVQGASDMGALPNVFSDYRQTTDPQARAEHEAVWGCSMPDNAGLRIPDMFDAAHEGTLKAMYVLAEDIAQSDPDTAHVVGALEKLDFLVVQDIFMCETAKYADVVLPGSTFLEKDGTFTNSDRRIQCVRKVAPPPGSLLADGDVVNTVARRMGFDLGFDDGPGTSIDPSRIMDEIARLTPKWGGVRYDRLEKEGFLQWPCWDENHPGTEIVHEGGDFLRGKAQLTVTPWQEPGELPDDEFPFYLTTGRMLFHYNVGTQTRRTAVSKLDKAREETVRIHPRDARTLGIEEGELVDVISRRGRVRVKAEITKASNVGTVFMTFHYPETRTNILVGDAKDEFTGCPEYKVSAVRLEKVATGIEESFALPDVTIEGEPVPMDHREPALAKA; encoded by the coding sequence ATGAGCCAACAGAACGGGCACGGCTCCCGGAATGGGCACGTATCCGCGACCATCGATGGGCAGTCCGTCATGGTCCCGCGCGGAGCGACCATCCTGGAGGCCATGAAGCCCATTGGGAGCACCGTTCCCACGCTCTGCTACTCCGATCGCATGGAGCCGTTCGGCGCCTGCCGGACCTGCCTGGTGGAACAGGATGGAGGGAAACCGGTCGCGTCGTGTCACACGCAGGTTCGGGAAGGCGGCGTCTACACCACCCGGTCGCCCCTGCTCACCCGTCTGCGTCGCAACATCACCGAGCTGATCGTCTCGGACCATCCGCTGGAATGCCTGGACTGCACCGCCAACGGGCGTTGCGAGCTCCAGTCCCTGGCTCAGGACGTGGGTCTGCGCACTCCTCGCTACGAGAACCCGCGCACGCACACACCCCCCATGGACAACACCCATCCCTTCATCAAGCTGGAGATGGACAAGTGCATCGGCTGCGCCCGGTGCGTGCGGGCCTGCGACGAGATCCAGGGTTCCTTCATCCTGGGAATGTCCGGCCGCGGGTACGACGTCCAGGTCATCGCGGGGAACGACACCGGGTTCGAGGAGGCCGACTGCGTCAGTTGCGGCCAGTGTGTGTTCGAGTGTCCCGTGGCCGCACTGGAGGAGACCCAGACCCGGGCCCACGGCCTGCCTGACGAGACCGTCACCACCACCTGCAGCTACTGCGGGGTCGGCTGTTCGCTGAACGTGAACATGAAGGACGGCGAGATCGTCAACATCGAGCCGAATCCCGAGGGGAGCGCGAATCTGGGCCACACCTGCGTCAAGGGGCGGTTCGCCCATCAGTTCGGGAAGAGCAAGGACCGGCTGCGGGTTCCCCTGATCAAGGACGGCGAAGGCAACTTCCGCGAGGCCTCCTGGGACGAGGCCTTCGACCTGATCGCCAGCAATCTGCTGGAGGTCCGGGAACGGTACGGCCCGGAAGGGTTCGCCTTCATCAGTTCCTCCCGCTGCACCAACGAAGAGAATTTCCTGACCCAGAAGTTCACCCGCACCATCATGCGGACCAACTCCGTGGACAACTGCTCACGAGTCTGCCACTCCCCCTCCGCCTTCGCTCTGGGCGCCGCGTTGGGGACGGGGGCCGGGACCAACAGCTTCCAGGATGTGGAGAAGTCGAAGCTGCTCATGATCGTGGGCGCCAACCCCACCGAGGCCCATCCGGTCTTCGGGGCCCGGATGAAACAGGCCGTCCTCAAGGGTTGCCAGCTCATCGTCCTGGACCCCCGGAACACGGAACTGGCGAGATGGTCCGACCTGCACTTGCCGTTGAAGCCCGGCTCCAACGTGGCCGTGATCAACGCCATGCAGCACGTCCTGCTCACGGAAGGGCTCATCGACCAGGACTTCATCGACCGGTACAGCGAAGGATTCGACGAACTCCGGGCCGAGTTGGCATCCTGCACGCCCGAGTGGGCCGGCGAGATCAGCGGGGTGGAGCCCGGCCTGATTCGCAAGGCGGCCCGGATGTATGCGGCCAGCGGCGCCAGCCAGATCCTGTGGGGTCTGGGAGTGACCGAGGCCGGACACGGCTCCAACGCCGTCTTCGGCATGATCAACATGGCGGTCATGACCGGAAACATCGGGCGGCCGGGCACAGGAACCTGTCCCATCCGGGGACAGAACAACGTGCAGGGCGCATCCGACATGGGCGCGCTGCCCAACGTCTTCAGCGACTACCGCCAGACCACCGATCCCCAGGCGCGGGCCGAGCACGAGGCGGTCTGGGGTTGTTCCATGCCGGACAACGCCGGTTTGCGCATCCCCGACATGTTCGACGCGGCCCACGAAGGCACTCTCAAGGCCATGTACGTGCTGGCCGAAGACATCGCCCAGTCGGACCCGGACACGGCCCATGTGGTGGGAGCCCTGGAGAAGCTGGACTTCCTGGTGGTGCAGGACATCTTCATGTGCGAGACGGCCAAGTACGCCGACGTGGTGCTGCCCGGCTCCACGTTCCTGGAAAAGGACGGCACCTTCACCAACTCCGACCGCCGGATCCAGTGCGTGCGCAAAGTGGCGCCGCCGCCCGGCAGCCTCCTGGCCGACGGCGACGTGGTCAACACGGTGGCCCGCCGCATGGGGTTCGACCTGGGTTTCGACGACGGACCGGGGACCTCCATCGACCCCAGCCGGATCATGGACGAGATCGCCCGGCTCACTCCCAAGTGGGGCGGCGTCCGCTACGACCGGCTGGAGAAGGAGGGCTTCCTCCAGTGGCCCTGCTGGGACGAGAACCATCCGGGAACGGAGATCGTCCATGAGGGAGGGGACTTCCTGCGCGGCAAGGCGCAGTTGACGGTCACACCCTGGCAGGAACCGGGAGAGCTGCCCGACGACGAGTTCCCCTTCTATCTCACCACCGGCCGCATGCTCTTCCACTACAACGTGGGCACCCAGACCCGCCGTACCGCCGTGAGCAAGCTGGACAAGGCCCGGGAAGAGACAGTGCGGATCCATCCCCGCGACGCCCGGACCCTGGGCATCGAGGAAGGGGAATTGGTGGACGTGATCTCCCGCCGGGGACGGGTCCGGGTCAAGGCCGAGATCACCAAGGCCAGCAACGTGGGCACCGTCTTCATGACCTTCCACTATCCCGAGACCCGCACCAACATCCTGGTGGGAGACGCCAAGGACGAATTCACCGGTTGTCCCGAGTACAAGGTGAGCGCGGTTCGGCTGGAGAAGGTCGCTACCGGGATCGAAGAGAGCTTCGCCCTGCCCGACGTGACCATCGAAGGCGAGCCGGTGCCGATGGATCACCGGGAGCCGGCCCTGGCCAAGGCATAG
- a CDS encoding NAD(P)H-dependent oxidoreductase subunit E yields MSENLIALQNKFLGHGQTVYDELSKLHERQGYIGDRDIDRLARQHHLPPQQIRATAKFYEELTHDRPAERVVKVCNGEACRVAGFVSCEEKLLEACGLDAPGGVGANGVRVEHVTCLGYCGLGPNVMLDNEPVSMAGEGALESVLEYARSGASHGLNEPNNPIHMPRDGEPCILLRRFDRDVASLRGAREAGAYGSLEKALASMSPQQVIDEIKASQLRGRGGAGFPSGIKLETVSRSASADGRKFVVVNCDEGDAGSYIDKELMERDPHTQLEGALLAAYSCGAQEVILYIRFEYPRLLRVMRQAIAEAEGAGLVGSNLLGSDFSCQVRIVKGQGAYICGEETSLLRSIEGVPAIVSFKPPFPAEKGLYGCPTAVNNVETLHNLPWIIEHGGEAYAAFGHGKSRGTKLVSLNTRVRRPGLYEIELGVTLRDLIFRRAGGLAPGEVFKAVQVGGPLGGILPESKLDTPLAFETMAEAGGILGHAGVVVYSQRDDLVEIGRALMAFCAVESCGKCFPCRIGAVRGTEMFDQFLDPDGSGVTDDKLRLLSELCETMKYGSLCALGGMIPIPIENLMEFFPDEIDRHRR; encoded by the coding sequence ATGAGCGAGAACCTGATCGCCCTCCAGAACAAGTTTCTGGGCCATGGACAGACCGTCTACGACGAGCTTTCGAAGCTTCACGAGCGGCAGGGCTACATCGGCGATCGGGACATCGACCGTCTGGCGCGGCAGCACCATCTCCCTCCGCAGCAGATCCGCGCCACGGCCAAGTTCTACGAGGAGCTCACCCACGACCGGCCGGCCGAACGCGTCGTCAAGGTCTGCAACGGCGAGGCTTGCCGCGTCGCCGGCTTCGTTTCCTGCGAGGAAAAGCTTCTTGAAGCCTGCGGCCTCGACGCTCCCGGGGGCGTCGGCGCCAACGGGGTGCGGGTGGAGCACGTCACCTGTCTCGGCTATTGCGGCTTGGGACCCAACGTCATGCTGGACAATGAGCCGGTCAGCATGGCCGGCGAAGGAGCGCTCGAATCGGTGCTGGAGTACGCCCGGTCCGGCGCTTCGCATGGACTGAACGAACCCAACAACCCGATCCACATGCCGCGTGACGGGGAACCGTGCATCCTGCTCAGGCGGTTCGACCGCGACGTCGCGTCTCTCCGGGGCGCCCGCGAGGCTGGAGCCTACGGTTCCCTGGAGAAGGCTCTGGCGTCCATGAGTCCCCAACAGGTGATCGACGAGATCAAGGCCAGCCAGCTTCGCGGACGCGGGGGAGCCGGTTTTCCGTCGGGCATCAAGTTGGAAACGGTGTCACGGTCCGCTTCGGCCGACGGCCGCAAGTTCGTGGTGGTCAATTGCGACGAAGGGGACGCGGGCTCCTATATCGACAAGGAACTGATGGAGCGCGATCCCCACACCCAGTTGGAAGGCGCGCTGCTGGCCGCGTACTCGTGCGGCGCCCAGGAGGTCATCCTCTACATCCGCTTCGAGTACCCCCGCCTGCTTCGAGTCATGCGCCAGGCGATCGCCGAGGCCGAAGGAGCCGGCCTCGTGGGATCAAACCTATTGGGAAGCGATTTCTCGTGCCAGGTGCGGATCGTCAAGGGTCAGGGGGCCTATATCTGCGGCGAGGAGACCTCGCTGCTCCGGTCCATCGAAGGGGTCCCGGCCATCGTCAGCTTCAAACCCCCATTCCCGGCCGAGAAGGGGCTCTACGGCTGCCCCACTGCAGTGAACAACGTCGAGACGCTGCACAACCTCCCCTGGATCATCGAACACGGCGGGGAGGCCTATGCCGCTTTCGGACATGGGAAATCCCGGGGGACCAAGCTGGTGAGCCTCAACACCCGGGTCCGGCGTCCGGGGCTCTACGAGATCGAGTTGGGCGTCACCCTGCGGGACCTGATCTTCCGCCGGGCTGGAGGATTGGCGCCCGGAGAGGTCTTCAAGGCGGTCCAGGTGGGAGGACCCTTGGGAGGCATCCTGCCCGAGAGCAAGCTGGACACCCCCCTGGCGTTCGAGACCATGGCCGAAGCCGGCGGCATCCTGGGGCATGCCGGGGTGGTGGTCTATTCCCAAAGGGACGACCTGGTGGAGATCGGCCGCGCCCTGATGGCCTTCTGCGCCGTGGAAAGCTGCGGGAAGTGCTTCCCCTGCCGCATCGGCGCCGTGCGGGGCACCGAAATGTTCGACCAGTTCCTGGACCCCGACGGCTCCGGCGTGACCGACGACAAACTGCGGTTGCTCTCGGAATTGTGCGAGACCATGAAATACGGCAGCCTCTGCGCTTTGGGCGGAATGATCCCCATTCCCATCGAGAATTTGATGGAGTTCTTTCCCGATGAGATCGATCGGCACCGCAGATGA
- a CDS encoding gamma-glutamyltransferase family protein: MPGMIVAPQPVAVEEGAKVLMAGGNAVDAAVTCALVQSVASPHMCGIGGYIITTLHLAGDSGGNGRVLDAPALAGSKVSPAMWEKAILGPNPDGWGFFLKDKVNDLGYQSVCVPGAVKGFAAMLERWGTLSWKAVLEPAARIAREGFLVDKSLADGWRARPAYPEASCLMDYVRGNAEASRIYLNEEGLPREVGDRVANPDYASTLEHLAEAGPEDFYRGELAETICADLAANGSYVTAGDLADYRLRDPEPVVGSYRGYRVVSSQSPHGGPTLAAILNILEGWDLSSLRHNSPAYIERVAMAMKAAFADRSLHLADPDFVDVPLDWMTSKERATHWRRTIEEGGAITVEPMAPEPPDTTQVSVVDSEGNCVSLTHSLGMSSGVITPGLGFMYNNSMINFHPLAGHPNSIAPGKGRTTGMTPTLVYKGDRPVVVIGAPGATRIITSVLQVLVNILDFEMSASDAVLAPRFDCQGDLIRCQARIPEFVCAQVRRNHPIERLPLSHGGMGLVHAIVIDPETGQLSGGADTGSGGMALLT, encoded by the coding sequence ATGCCCGGAATGATCGTCGCTCCCCAGCCCGTAGCCGTGGAAGAGGGGGCCAAGGTCCTGATGGCGGGCGGCAACGCCGTGGACGCCGCCGTCACCTGCGCCCTGGTGCAGTCGGTCGCGAGCCCCCACATGTGCGGGATCGGTGGCTACATCATTACGACCCTCCACCTCGCCGGCGATTCCGGCGGGAACGGACGGGTCCTGGATGCCCCCGCTCTGGCGGGGTCGAAGGTCTCTCCCGCCATGTGGGAGAAGGCGATCCTGGGACCCAACCCCGACGGCTGGGGCTTCTTCCTGAAGGACAAGGTCAACGACCTGGGTTACCAGTCGGTCTGCGTCCCCGGAGCGGTCAAGGGATTCGCCGCCATGCTGGAGCGCTGGGGAACCCTTTCCTGGAAGGCAGTCCTGGAGCCGGCGGCCAGAATCGCCCGGGAGGGGTTCCTGGTGGACAAATCCCTGGCCGACGGATGGAGGGCCAGGCCGGCCTACCCCGAAGCTTCCTGCCTGATGGACTACGTCCGGGGCAATGCCGAGGCGAGCCGGATCTATCTCAACGAGGAGGGACTTCCCCGCGAGGTCGGGGATCGGGTCGCCAACCCCGACTACGCCTCGACCCTCGAGCACTTGGCCGAAGCCGGACCCGAAGATTTCTATCGCGGGGAATTGGCGGAGACCATATGCGCCGACCTCGCGGCCAACGGCAGCTACGTGACCGCCGGCGATCTGGCGGACTACCGGCTCCGGGATCCGGAACCCGTGGTGGGAAGCTATCGGGGATATCGGGTCGTCAGTTCCCAATCTCCCCACGGAGGACCGACTCTGGCGGCCATTCTGAACATCCTGGAAGGCTGGGACCTTTCCAGCCTGCGGCACAACTCCCCGGCCTATATCGAGCGCGTCGCCATGGCCATGAAGGCCGCCTTCGCCGACCGGAGCCTGCATCTGGCCGATCCGGATTTCGTGGACGTTCCCCTGGACTGGATGACCTCCAAGGAACGCGCCACCCACTGGCGCCGCACCATCGAGGAGGGCGGCGCCATCACCGTGGAGCCCATGGCACCGGAACCGCCCGACACGACCCAGGTCAGCGTGGTGGACTCCGAGGGAAACTGCGTCTCTCTGACCCATTCCCTGGGGATGTCGTCCGGAGTGATCACGCCGGGACTGGGCTTCATGTACAACAACTCCATGATCAACTTTCACCCCCTGGCCGGGCATCCCAACTCCATCGCGCCGGGCAAGGGGCGAACCACGGGAATGACGCCGACCCTGGTCTACAAGGGGGATCGTCCGGTGGTGGTGATCGGCGCTCCCGGCGCGACTCGAATCATCACTTCCGTCCTCCAGGTCCTGGTCAACATCCTGGATTTCGAGATGAGCGCCAGCGACGCCGTGCTGGCTCCCCGCTTCGACTGCCAGGGAGACCTGATCCGCTGCCAGGCCCGGATCCCCGAATTCGTCTGCGCCCAGGTCCGCCGGAACCATCCCATCGAGCGGCTGCCCCTGAGTCACGGCGGGATGGGACTGGTTCATGCCATCGTCATCGATCCCGAGACCGGACAGCTCTCGGGAGGCGCCGACACCGGCAGCGGCGGGATGGCTCTGCTAACCTGA
- a CDS encoding 2-oxoisovalerate dehydrogenase, which yields MREIVFVVEEAPESGFTARALGVSIFTEADTLPELHAAMRDAVRCHFEERDRPKVIRLH from the coding sequence ATGCGGGAGATTGTCTTCGTCGTCGAGGAAGCCCCAGAGAGCGGATTCACTGCGCGTGCCTTGGGTGTTTCGATTTTTACTGAAGCCGACACGCTTCCGGAGCTTCACGCAGCGATGCGGGATGCTGTCCGGTGTCACTTTGAAGAGCGCGATCGACCGAAAGTTATTCGGCTACATTAA
- a CDS encoding tetratricopeptide repeat protein yields the protein MSLRFRDAAIIVLTGLLLGCGSSRIKKLPVPQEKVIEAYRLMGEADEMMKEGKDHLAVLKYVEATTLNPYHEAIFNKLAIAYCRTGRYWQGRKAAERSVRLHPGYASGHNTLGIVSLSNRKYKQAAAYFQEAIDLDARPSYYVNLGYAEMMRNRYEASREAYLQAALLDPEVFKKSSVSRLTYPDPMGVDSETNYNLARLFAEMGDEPQCLKYLGKALSAGFTDQERLAADESFDKLRQSQDFIDLLSLYGLTAAGKGSG from the coding sequence ATGTCCCTACGATTCCGGGACGCCGCCATCATCGTCTTGACCGGTTTGCTCCTGGGTTGCGGCTCTTCGCGGATCAAGAAGTTGCCGGTTCCACAGGAGAAAGTGATCGAGGCCTACCGTCTCATGGGAGAGGCGGACGAGATGATGAAGGAAGGGAAGGACCATCTGGCGGTGCTGAAATACGTCGAGGCGACGACGCTGAATCCGTATCACGAGGCCATCTTCAACAAGTTGGCCATCGCCTATTGCCGGACCGGGCGGTACTGGCAGGGAAGGAAAGCCGCCGAGCGCTCCGTCCGGCTCCACCCGGGATACGCCTCCGGCCACAACACGTTGGGAATCGTCTCCCTTTCGAATCGAAAATACAAACAGGCGGCCGCCTACTTCCAGGAGGCCATCGATCTGGATGCGCGGCCGTCCTACTACGTCAACCTGGGATATGCCGAAATGATGCGGAACCGCTACGAAGCGTCCCGCGAAGCCTACCTCCAGGCCGCCCTCCTGGACCCGGAAGTCTTCAAGAAATCGAGCGTATCCCGCCTGACCTATCCGGACCCCATGGGAGTGGACTCGGAGACGAACTACAATCTGGCCCGCCTCTTCGCCGAAATGGGGGACGAGCCCCAATGCCTGAAGTACCTGGGGAAAGCGTTGTCGGCTGGATTCACCGACCAGGAGCGGCTGGCGGCGGATGAGTCCTTCGACAAACTGCGTCAAAGTCAGGACTTCATCGACCTCTTGAGCCTTTACGGACTGACGGCCGCCGGCAAGGGTTCCGGCTGA